Genomic DNA from Paenibacillus sp. MBLB1832:
CTGGCTCTTAGGAATGAGCATGGTACATCCATTGGCAAGACCTCTAAATACGGGGAAAAGTGAGACCGATAGCTGAGAGTTTTCATAAAGTTTAGAGTAATCTATAACATCAATTGTTTTGGATTTATCGTTAATTAATTCATATCCACCATAAACTATGGTGTTCATATTCTCGTTACCTTCGAGGCCTTGTAAAAATTCCATTTGCTTTGCCACCTTTTCAGGCTTGTAAACGTCGTCATGACTTAGCCAAGAGAAGTAATCGCCAGTCATTTCAGTTATACCAAGATTTAAAGCTGTTGACACTCCACCATTAGGCTTTGAGAAATAACGAATCTTGTCTCCATAAGAACTTGCAATTGAATCGGTTGCACCATTATCGTTAGAGCCATCGTTTACAACAATGACCTCAATGTTTGAATATGTTTGTGTCAACGCGCTATCAATAGCCTCTTTCATAAAATTTGAACCATTGTAAACGGGAATAACGATCGATACTTTTGGGAAAATCATTTATCCACCATCTTCTTATGCTTATAGAATATTTCTTTCAGCAGATTAAGTAACGAATTCGGGATCACCCCGACAATAAGCGGCTTAATGACATAAAAAAAACCTCCTGGTAATAAGCCCAGCGCTCTAAATCCCTTACATCTCACTATAGCTTCATTAAATTTATGATAATATTTCCTTCGTTTGTATAAAGACTGATCCTCTTGGATATAGTACAAGCTTTCTTCAATGTTCGCTCCCTTACAACCACTAGCATATAGACGCATGAATAAATCGTAATCTTCAGTTCGAATTGTTTCCTTTGCTATTCGATATCCACCAACTTCCATTAGTGCTTTCTTACGAAACATGACTGAAGCATGAATAAATGGTAAAACAAATAGAAAATCTTTATTTGTAGGGAATTTAGCATACTTTCGACGGCCCCATATACCTTTTTCATTATATAAATAAGCACTACTTCCAACAAAATCAAATTTATTATTACTCTCCAAAAAATTCGTTTGGATCTTAAGTCTGTTTAAATCAGAAAAATCGTCTGCGTCCATAACCGCGATATACTTTCCTTGGCATAGTGAAATACATCGGTTTCGAGCAGCAGCTGCCTTCATGTTTATATCATTCTTAATAAGCTTAATCCTAGTGTCACTATTGCTAATATTTAATAGAATTTCGTAAGTATTATCAGTAGAACCATCATCACAAATAATCAATTCAAAATCAGAAAATGTTTGTAATAAAATAGACTGAATAGAACGTTTAAGCACGCTTTCATTCGTATTAAACACGCACATAATTACAGAAACCATCATCTGTCTACAATCCCCTATACCAGTAAATACAACCTGGTAGTTCCATTTATTCGATTATAGCAAAAATATAAACATTAATACTACTTAGTTCGATTATTTATTGGGAAACTTTCTTCCAATTATGCTAAAATAAAGTCGAACTTTAGCGAAAAAGGAGACTAATTGGAATGAATGCAAGCAAAAATGCCTATGCGGCGGCGCGTGCAAAATCGAATGGATCAATAACATCAGAGGAAAAATCTGTAATTTTTTGGATATTGACGGTATTTACAGGCTTGTTTATGTTTTGGGCACCGTTTCAGCGCGGTTTATTTAATGGAGGTACGTATGATTTTGAGAGAAGCATTTACTCTGCAATGGTATGGACTTCTATCATCCTTTTATTTGTTGCCATCCTAGCATTTTTAGTGTTTAAGCTACAAGAAACGAAAGATCTGCTTACAATTTGTGTCTT
This window encodes:
- a CDS encoding glycosyltransferase family 2 protein is translated as MMVSVIMCVFNTNESVLKRSIQSILLQTFSDFELIICDDGSTDNTYEILLNISNSDTRIKLIKNDINMKAAAARNRCISLCQGKYIAVMDADDFSDLNRLKIQTNFLESNNKFDFVGSSAYLYNEKGIWGRRKYAKFPTNKDFLFVLPFIHASVMFRKKALMEVGGYRIAKETIRTEDYDLFMRLYASGCKGANIEESLYYIQEDQSLYKRRKYYHKFNEAIVRCKGFRALGLLPGGFFYVIKPLIVGVIPNSLLNLLKEIFYKHKKMVDK
- a CDS encoding glycosyltransferase, which gives rise to MIFPKVSIVIPVYNGSNFMKEAIDSALTQTYSNIEVIVVNDGSNDNGATDSIASSYGDKIRYFSKPNGGVSTALNLGITEMTGDYFSWLSHDDVYKPEKVAKQMEFLQGLEGNENMNTIVYGGYELINDKSKTIDVIDYSKLYENSQLSVSLFPVFRGLANGCTMLIPKSQFDRVGLFDVGLRTTQDYELWFRLFRGAIVKFCPGIYLKSRIHSNQTGRTNREHTNECEKLWISMLDSVSYEEMCEIDGTPYHFYIRTAEFLKRHSSYWEAEEHSRNLAEREMNRNNGSIPEEIIRSKVPISMSTGGIVYKVLRITHYVRNNGFSKTTKKILKKFN